From a single Halobellus ruber genomic region:
- a CDS encoding universal stress protein, whose amino-acid sequence MPYDRILAPTDGSDPSNRGVDRAIELGDRFGATVHALYVVDQANRAGDWDIVVERQETEGEAALDAAAERAEAAGVNLEKHLRRGSPAEEILGFATAADVDLIVMGTHGRSGIDRIRHAGSTTERVIRGASIPVFAVPPEEG is encoded by the coding sequence ATGCCGTACGATCGCATCCTCGCGCCGACCGACGGCAGCGACCCGTCGAACCGGGGTGTCGACCGCGCGATCGAACTCGGAGACCGGTTCGGCGCGACCGTCCACGCGCTGTACGTGGTCGACCAGGCGAACCGGGCCGGCGACTGGGACATCGTCGTCGAACGACAGGAGACGGAGGGCGAAGCCGCCTTGGACGCCGCCGCCGAGCGGGCGGAGGCGGCCGGGGTCAACCTCGAAAAGCACCTCCGTCGGGGCTCTCCCGCCGAGGAGATCCTCGGGTTCGCCACGGCGGCCGACGTCGACCTGATCGTGATGGGGACCCACGGCCGGAGCGGGATCGATCGGATCCGACACGCCGGCAGCACGACCGAGCGGGTGATCCGCGGCGCGTCGATCCCGGTGTTCGCGGTGCCGCCGGAAGAGGGCTGA
- a CDS encoding helix-turn-helix domain-containing protein, which translates to MADGICVKLAVDVATACPVAELSAAEGGGDRESPVVRDVTWAQATDGRVTEEFRVDASVAADNPDAVPGADPVMEVGNDRVYQFERDADAPCACDVIERLDCPIADVHASDGSLLFTLYLPDIDRLRDVVAALDEAANRVSVQYLVRSDADGDPRDTVVVDRGALTERQSEVLRTAYRLGYFEYRGGANASEVADALDITDSTFAEHLSKAQSRLLTEVFRGGNEAAGAE; encoded by the coding sequence ATGGCCGACGGCATCTGCGTGAAGCTGGCTGTGGACGTGGCGACCGCCTGTCCGGTGGCGGAGCTCTCGGCCGCTGAGGGCGGCGGGGACCGGGAGTCGCCCGTGGTCCGTGACGTGACCTGGGCGCAGGCGACCGACGGCAGGGTCACCGAGGAGTTCCGCGTCGACGCCTCGGTCGCCGCCGACAACCCCGATGCGGTGCCGGGCGCCGACCCGGTGATGGAGGTGGGCAACGACCGCGTCTACCAGTTCGAGCGCGACGCTGACGCTCCCTGTGCGTGCGACGTCATCGAGCGGCTGGACTGCCCGATCGCGGACGTCCACGCGTCCGACGGCTCGCTGCTTTTCACGCTGTACCTGCCCGACATCGACCGGCTCCGGGACGTCGTCGCGGCGCTCGACGAGGCCGCAAACCGGGTGTCGGTTCAGTATCTCGTCCGGTCGGACGCCGACGGCGACCCGCGGGACACGGTAGTGGTCGACCGCGGCGCGCTGACCGAGCGGCAATCGGAGGTGCTCCGGACCGCCTACCGGCTCGGCTACTTCGAGTACCGCGGCGGTGCCAACGCCAGCGAGGTCGCCGACGCGCTCGACATCACCGACTCGACCTTCGCGGAACACCTCTCGAAGGCCCAATCGCGGCTCCTGACGGAGGTCTTCAGGGGCGGCAACGAAGCGGCCGGAGCCGAGTGA
- a CDS encoding type IV pilin, producing the protein MNIKQLFTDDSAVSPVIGVILMVAITVILAAVIGSFVLNLGGSLQQSAPQASFGFDYTTTAGDDYVAVTHESGDTIDANRLNVTSSVALTAGSSWSGTVGAGDTANYTYSSSDWNGETVRVVWESETGENSATLSTSTAPS; encoded by the coding sequence ATGAATATCAAACAACTGTTCACAGACGATTCGGCAGTATCGCCGGTCATCGGGGTCATCCTGATGGTCGCGATTACGGTGATCCTCGCGGCCGTCATCGGCTCGTTCGTGCTCAACCTCGGCGGGTCGCTCCAGCAGAGCGCGCCGCAGGCGAGTTTCGGCTTCGACTACACGACTACCGCTGGAGACGATTACGTCGCGGTCACTCACGAATCAGGAGACACGATCGATGCCAACCGGCTGAACGTCACGTCGTCAGTTGCACTGACAGCAGGGTCGTCGTGGTCTGGCACGGTTGGAGCGGGCGATACAGCGAATTACACGTATAGTAGCAGTGACTGGAACGGCGAGACAGTCCGTGTCGTCTGGGAGTCCGAGACCGGCGAGAACTCCGCAACGCTGAGCACTTCGACGGCACCCTCATAA
- the fdhF gene encoding formate dehydrogenase subunit alpha produces MTEADRSVEARDSICPFCGVGCSLSYAERTGGSTGTPGPVNADGEICPKGAAAFDVVTHEDRLTRPLLRSDDGFVEASWTAALDRIETRIGEIVAEHGPDAVGFFASSNCTNEENYALQKLARILGTNNVDNCARLCHASTVAAMQERFGAGAMTNTLEDLGEADAFLVTGANPAEQHPVAFRSYLLPAIQDGTTLIHVDPRANDTTEAADVHLPVRPGHDIPLLNAMAAVLLEEGLVDEAFLERRTEGFDEFRAWLADVDVAECAELAGVDEDDLRAAAVAYGEADRAAAFTGMGMSQHRCGTDNVHALLNLALLTGNVGRRGTGVNPLRGQNNVQGASDVGALPGVLPGYRDVTDPEARAAVAEEWGIEPPATPGRTEVEMTHAFGDGVRAAVVLGENPAATEPDGNSIATHFEDLEFLVAVDLFETETTQYADVILPGSAWAEKGGTVTNTDRQVLRMRPMTDPPGGARRDLDVVASLGERLTGHDFASEPAAVFAELTRVSPIYAGMSYEGIGDGGQRWPYPAGADSGTEVLHRDRFANGDRTAPLVPVDHVPPADDPADDELVLTTGRILTHFNSGALTRRSATLTRMASEDALRIHPDDAAARGVADGDAVRVASDQGTVTVPAEVTPSIRRGTVFLTFHFADSPVNRVTSDALDPTAKIPEYKHTPVTVDPA; encoded by the coding sequence ATGACCGAGGCTGACCGTAGCGTCGAGGCGCGCGACAGCATCTGTCCGTTCTGTGGCGTCGGCTGTAGCCTCTCGTACGCGGAGCGGACCGGCGGGTCGACCGGCACGCCGGGGCCAGTCAACGCCGACGGCGAGATCTGCCCGAAGGGCGCCGCGGCGTTCGACGTGGTCACGCACGAGGACCGGCTGACTCGGCCGTTGCTCCGGAGTGACGACGGCTTCGTCGAGGCGTCCTGGACGGCGGCACTCGACCGGATCGAGACGCGCATCGGGGAGATCGTCGCCGAGCACGGCCCCGACGCGGTCGGATTTTTCGCCTCCTCGAACTGTACGAACGAGGAGAACTACGCGCTCCAGAAGCTGGCGCGGATCCTCGGGACCAACAACGTCGACAACTGTGCACGGCTGTGTCACGCCTCGACCGTCGCGGCGATGCAGGAGCGGTTCGGGGCGGGCGCGATGACGAACACCCTCGAAGACCTCGGCGAGGCGGACGCGTTCCTCGTGACGGGCGCGAACCCGGCCGAGCAGCACCCGGTGGCCTTCCGGTCGTATCTGCTGCCCGCAATCCAGGACGGCACCACCTTGATCCACGTCGATCCGCGGGCGAACGACACCACGGAGGCGGCCGACGTTCACCTGCCGGTCCGCCCCGGCCACGACATCCCGCTGCTGAACGCGATGGCCGCGGTACTCCTTGAGGAGGGACTGGTCGACGAGGCGTTCCTCGAGCGCCGGACCGAGGGGTTCGACGAGTTCCGCGCGTGGCTCGCGGACGTCGACGTCGCCGAGTGTGCGGAACTCGCGGGCGTCGACGAGGACGACCTCCGCGCGGCGGCCGTGGCGTACGGCGAGGCCGACCGCGCCGCCGCGTTCACCGGGATGGGGATGAGCCAGCACCGGTGTGGGACCGACAACGTCCACGCCCTGCTCAACCTCGCGCTGCTGACGGGGAACGTCGGCCGCCGCGGCACGGGCGTCAACCCCCTCCGGGGGCAGAACAACGTCCAGGGCGCCAGCGACGTCGGTGCGCTCCCGGGCGTCCTCCCCGGCTACCGCGACGTGACCGATCCGGAAGCGCGCGCCGCGGTCGCCGAGGAATGGGGGATCGAACCGCCGGCGACCCCCGGACGCACCGAGGTCGAGATGACACACGCCTTCGGCGACGGGGTCCGTGCGGCGGTCGTCCTGGGTGAGAACCCGGCGGCCACCGAACCCGACGGCAACAGCATCGCGACACACTTCGAGGACCTGGAGTTTCTCGTCGCCGTCGACCTGTTCGAGACCGAGACCACCCAGTACGCCGACGTGATCCTCCCCGGGAGCGCGTGGGCCGAGAAGGGCGGCACCGTCACCAACACCGACCGGCAGGTGTTGCGGATGCGACCGATGACCGACCCGCCCGGCGGGGCACGCCGCGACCTCGACGTCGTTGCGAGCCTCGGCGAACGGCTGACCGGCCACGACTTCGCGTCGGAGCCGGCGGCCGTCTTCGCGGAACTGACGCGGGTCTCGCCCATCTACGCCGGAATGTCCTACGAGGGGATCGGCGACGGCGGCCAGCGGTGGCCCTACCCCGCCGGCGCCGACTCCGGGACCGAGGTCCTCCACCGGGACCGGTTCGCGAACGGCGACCGGACGGCCCCGCTGGTCCCGGTCGACCACGTCCCGCCGGCCGACGACCCCGCAGACGACGAACTGGTGCTCACGACCGGCCGCATCCTCACCCACTTCAACAGCGGCGCGCTCACCCGCCGCTCGGCGACGCTCACGCGGATGGCGAGCGAGGACGCCCTCCGGATCCATCCGGACGACGCCGCCGCCAGAGGAGTCGCAGACGGTGACGCGGTCCGGGTGGCGAGCGATCAGGGAACCGTGACCGTCCCGGCCGAGGTGACCCCCTCGATCCGGCGCGGGACGGTCTTTCTGACCTTCCACTTCGCGGACTCGCCGGTCAACCGGGTCACGTCGGACGCGCTCGACCCGACGGCGAAGATCCCCGAGTACAAACACACCCCGGTCACCGTCGACCCGGCGTAG
- a CDS encoding MTH1187 family thiamine-binding protein, with the protein MTVVALLSVAPVIEGSMSGEVAKAVDALEAFDVRYETNPMGTVIEADDVGTLFTAAQAAHEAVDADRVSTVLKIDDKRAEAGRAHEKVDAVEEHLGRPARGGE; encoded by the coding sequence ATGACAGTCGTCGCATTACTCAGCGTCGCACCCGTAATCGAAGGGAGTATGTCCGGGGAGGTCGCCAAGGCCGTCGACGCCCTGGAGGCGTTCGACGTGCGGTACGAGACGAATCCGATGGGGACCGTGATCGAAGCCGACGACGTCGGAACGCTGTTTACGGCCGCACAAGCCGCCCACGAGGCAGTCGACGCCGATCGGGTGAGCACGGTGTTGAAGATCGACGACAAACGCGCCGAGGCGGGTCGCGCACACGAGAAGGTTGACGCCGTCGAGGAGCATCTCGGCCGGCCCGCCCGCGGCGGGGAGTGA
- a CDS encoding competence/damage-inducible protein A, giving the protein MNAAIVTVGNELLAGDIENTNATWLAEALTDRGVDVARIVVVPDDEQVVAARVGAWAGEFDAVLVTGGLGGTPDDVTMPAVAAGVDRELVVNPIAERDVQEKIDRIYAENPDLDFELRAEWYASMPADATPIPNPEGLAPGCVAGNVYVLPGIPEEMKAVFDNVAADFGGSVVTRTLYSPEPEGALASPLGELTDRYAVRVGSYPNRSADRTRITVTGDSDAVVSEAVRWLRERTDVGLESAPGSGRPDGEGTVGESAESG; this is encoded by the coding sequence ATGAACGCCGCCATCGTCACCGTCGGCAACGAGCTACTCGCGGGCGACATCGAGAACACGAACGCGACGTGGCTGGCCGAAGCGCTGACCGACCGCGGCGTCGACGTCGCGCGGATCGTCGTCGTCCCGGACGACGAGCAGGTGGTCGCGGCGCGGGTCGGCGCGTGGGCAGGGGAGTTCGACGCCGTCCTCGTGACGGGCGGACTCGGCGGGACCCCCGACGACGTGACGATGCCGGCCGTGGCCGCGGGAGTGGACCGGGAACTGGTGGTCAACCCCATCGCGGAACGCGACGTCCAGGAGAAGATCGACCGGATCTACGCGGAAAACCCCGACCTCGACTTCGAACTCCGCGCGGAGTGGTACGCGTCGATGCCCGCGGACGCGACGCCGATCCCCAACCCCGAGGGGCTCGCCCCGGGATGTGTGGCCGGGAACGTGTACGTCCTGCCGGGCATCCCCGAGGAGATGAAGGCCGTCTTCGACAACGTCGCCGCCGACTTCGGGGGTAGCGTGGTCACCCGGACGCTGTACTCGCCGGAGCCCGAGGGGGCCCTGGCGTCGCCGCTGGGGGAACTCACAGACCGGTACGCGGTCCGCGTCGGCAGCTACCCGAACCGCAGCGCCGACCGGACGCGGATCACGGTCACCGGCGACAGCGACGCCGTCGTCTCGGAGGCGGTGAGGTGGCTCCGGGAGCGGACGGACGTGGGGCTCGAGTCCGCGCCGGGGTCCGGACGACCAGACGGTGAGGGGACGGTCGGCGAGTCGGCCGAGTCCGGCTGA
- a CDS encoding DUF7827 domain-containing protein: MTRSTSRLRAVSLAALIVLSVVVGGVAFSGSTAGITDSDVSAESSISPTDPSEESTVTFSFNYSFTNVNTSGDTTLSLSTPSDFTVEGTDAIMENASGAEVAQASVNGDSIEVTASPSTSTVYLSGTVDITTPSVDSNTDANIDITGTDSDGSGTLTETITVQADFSVSDVTAFSPTTIDENTDTKYGINYSFTGVNTTGTTDISISAQNDLSLKDPEISLLDSSGTELDSNDTSGTTQTVTVSSNNPTDVVYVSGIVTVSSSPVNGDTTSDITVSGNNDGDTASTTVPFTIENTALTAANISEFDPDQADEQTTNQHSFNYSFTGLSTTSDTTFELSGPPGSTITDTDLELKDVSGATLNATPDVSGNSLTIIDDTGAPTVYLAGTINLTSPELPEGTEQQTYDITASASDAGGSDSVTNPLTVSFQGGQPGDPELESAIQYEQSDGTPAVEVAFSEDVQNFASNYDLYVEGEGRLSGGQVSASEAQGRAVITLDQAYSQPMTLQLGSGIQDPDGNSLVSSDVGNTSVRFAPTSVFAGGSTNAYQGANVSIVASASNTGVQLEGVDDDTDYFFDGSTGTNSRIFVFATADRDAGDYEADISGEGVADITVRSLGLDVSIDDRNVTNLQNLEGTVEARAGGRPIRLAFLDEDGEAVDEVDDRIVDLSGQGNYEFSYDLESLNVETGEYIIRATDTTSGVTVESDTVVVREAGDTEATFPTSGLSESRGDVAAIPIELDNTREATLTIGSENLGFRANATVRDDNNDGRVTIYFNTYAASTASEGDLGSSNDVFSVGDDDQLVSSDLSIGVSNLLDAESYDMSLETEGRETDIQLLTLGPRETTAIRTWTAPRNRYGDLDAPEDVREGSGEWLTRTDEVAVGDTVVYEIRASGLEGALDARNEETVTSEFYDFANGSGSNPAAQFAVAQQDPGPNQQPLLLQLNDSNSRVVADSANDSYYVITQTGDEGPSAVEDEDDDGAIDPSETDYGEISSDDDLRATFTVFGDDENDLDLTTDGEDEVVETTHSLTAAELSMSEPFNVTETSGQEIFGEATVAPGTEVSIRVRSADGVRPAFLKTAETTVDEDGQFLVTLSFNDTSPGDSYEIEVDDIGPASQLTVEGTVQPVIRTPTTDTPAETTVITTTTTTTTTTTTTTTTTTSPPTTTTEVPTVQTPATTPGFGVVAAVVALAAAALLAVRRD; encoded by the coding sequence ATGACACGCTCCACGTCACGGCTTCGCGCAGTATCGCTCGCAGCGCTGATCGTCCTCTCGGTCGTCGTCGGAGGCGTCGCGTTCTCCGGGTCGACTGCCGGGATCACCGACAGCGACGTGTCGGCGGAGTCGTCGATCAGTCCGACCGACCCCAGCGAGGAGAGCACAGTAACGTTCTCGTTCAACTACTCGTTCACAAACGTCAATACTTCCGGCGACACGACCCTCTCGCTCTCGACGCCCTCGGATTTCACTGTTGAAGGGACCGACGCAATTATGGAAAACGCCTCGGGTGCGGAGGTCGCCCAGGCGTCGGTCAACGGGGACTCGATCGAAGTCACTGCCAGTCCGTCGACCTCGACCGTGTACCTCAGCGGTACCGTGGACATAACCACGCCATCGGTCGATAGTAACACCGACGCGAATATCGACATCACCGGTACCGACAGCGACGGGAGCGGTACGCTGACCGAGACGATCACCGTACAGGCTGACTTTTCGGTGTCGGATGTGACCGCGTTTTCTCCGACAACGATCGACGAGAACACCGATACCAAGTACGGTATCAACTACTCGTTCACCGGCGTCAACACTACAGGGACGACTGATATCTCGATTTCGGCTCAGAACGACCTCAGTCTCAAGGATCCGGAAATATCGTTATTGGACTCCAGTGGCACCGAACTCGACAGCAACGACACGAGTGGCACCACCCAGACAGTTACCGTCAGCAGTAACAACCCCACCGACGTCGTGTATGTCAGCGGTATTGTGACGGTCTCCTCCTCGCCCGTCAACGGGGATACAACGAGCGATATCACGGTTAGCGGAAATAACGACGGTGATACCGCGTCAACGACGGTACCGTTCACAATCGAGAATACCGCGCTCACTGCGGCCAACATCTCGGAGTTCGACCCCGACCAGGCCGACGAACAGACCACGAACCAGCACTCGTTCAACTACTCCTTCACCGGCCTCAGCACGACCAGCGACACGACGTTCGAGCTGTCCGGCCCGCCGGGATCGACGATCACTGACACCGACCTCGAACTCAAGGACGTCTCCGGCGCGACGCTGAACGCGACGCCGGACGTGAGCGGCAACAGTTTGACTATCATCGACGACACCGGGGCACCGACGGTGTACCTTGCGGGGACGATCAACCTGACCAGCCCCGAACTCCCAGAGGGTACCGAACAGCAGACCTACGACATCACCGCGAGTGCGAGCGACGCGGGTGGGAGCGACTCCGTGACGAACCCGCTCACCGTCTCCTTCCAGGGCGGCCAGCCGGGCGACCCCGAACTCGAATCCGCGATCCAGTACGAGCAGTCCGACGGCACGCCCGCGGTCGAGGTCGCCTTCTCCGAGGACGTCCAGAACTTCGCGTCGAACTACGACCTCTACGTCGAGGGCGAGGGTCGGCTGAGCGGCGGCCAGGTCAGCGCCTCCGAGGCCCAGGGTCGCGCCGTCATCACACTCGATCAGGCCTACAGCCAGCCGATGACGCTCCAGTTGGGGAGCGGAATTCAGGACCCCGACGGGAACAGCCTGGTCTCCAGCGACGTCGGCAACACCTCCGTCCGGTTTGCGCCGACTTCGGTGTTCGCCGGCGGCAGCACCAACGCATACCAGGGCGCGAACGTCTCGATCGTCGCGTCGGCGTCGAACACCGGCGTCCAACTGGAGGGCGTCGACGACGACACTGACTACTTCTTCGACGGCTCGACCGGCACCAACAGCCGGATCTTCGTGTTCGCGACCGCCGACCGCGACGCCGGCGACTACGAGGCCGACATCAGCGGCGAGGGGGTCGCCGACATCACGGTCCGGAGCCTCGGCCTCGACGTCAGTATCGACGACCGGAACGTCACGAACCTCCAGAACCTCGAAGGCACCGTCGAGGCCCGCGCCGGTGGTCGCCCCATCCGACTCGCGTTCCTCGATGAGGATGGCGAGGCGGTCGACGAGGTCGACGACCGGATCGTTGATCTCTCCGGGCAGGGCAACTACGAGTTCAGCTACGACCTCGAGTCGCTGAACGTCGAGACCGGCGAGTACATCATCCGCGCGACCGACACCACCTCCGGCGTCACCGTCGAGTCCGACACCGTCGTCGTCCGCGAGGCTGGCGACACCGAGGCGACGTTCCCCACGAGCGGCCTCTCCGAATCCCGGGGCGACGTGGCGGCGATCCCGATCGAACTGGACAACACCCGGGAGGCGACGCTGACCATCGGCAGCGAGAACCTCGGATTCCGGGCGAACGCGACCGTTCGTGACGATAACAACGACGGCCGGGTGACGATCTACTTCAACACCTACGCGGCCTCAACGGCGAGCGAGGGCGACCTCGGAAGTAGTAACGACGTGTTCAGCGTCGGCGACGACGACCAACTCGTCAGCAGCGACCTCAGCATCGGCGTCTCGAACCTCCTCGATGCGGAGTCGTACGATATGTCGCTCGAAACCGAGGGCCGCGAGACCGACATCCAGCTGCTCACCCTCGGCCCGCGCGAGACGACCGCGATCCGAACCTGGACGGCGCCGCGGAACCGCTACGGCGACCTCGACGCTCCCGAGGACGTCCGCGAGGGTAGCGGCGAGTGGCTGACCCGGACCGACGAGGTCGCGGTCGGCGACACGGTCGTCTACGAGATCCGGGCCTCCGGGCTCGAAGGGGCCCTCGACGCCCGCAACGAGGAGACCGTCACCTCCGAGTTCTACGACTTCGCGAACGGCTCCGGGAGCAACCCCGCAGCCCAGTTCGCCGTGGCCCAGCAGGACCCCGGGCCGAACCAGCAGCCGCTGCTCCTGCAGCTCAACGACTCCAACAGCCGCGTCGTGGCCGACTCGGCGAACGACAGCTACTACGTGATCACGCAGACGGGCGACGAGGGTCCGAGTGCCGTCGAGGACGAGGACGACGACGGCGCGATCGACCCCAGTGAGACCGACTACGGGGAGATCAGCAGCGACGACGACCTCCGGGCGACGTTCACCGTCTTCGGCGACGACGAGAACGACCTCGATCTGACCACCGACGGCGAGGACGAGGTGGTCGAAACCACCCACTCGCTGACCGCCGCGGAACTGTCGATGTCCGAACCGTTCAACGTGACCGAGACGAGCGGTCAGGAGATCTTCGGCGAGGCGACAGTCGCCCCCGGCACCGAGGTCAGCATCCGGGTTCGGAGCGCCGACGGCGTCCGGCCGGCCTTCCTGAAGACCGCCGAAACGACAGTCGACGAGGACGGGCAGTTCCTGGTCACGCTGTCGTTCAACGACACCAGCCCCGGCGACAGCTACGAGATCGAGGTCGACGATATCGGCCCCGCATCGCAGCTGACCGTCGAGGGGACGGTCCAGCCGGTGATCCGGACGCCGACGACCGACACGCCGGCCGAAACGACGGTGATCACGACGACCACGACGACCACGACGACGACGACCACGACGACAACCACGACGACGTCGCCGCCGACCACGACGACCGAGGTGCCGACGGTCCAGACGCCGGCCACCACGCCCGGCTTCGGGGTCGTGGCCGCCGTAGTGGCGCTCGCGGCGGCCGCGCTGCTGGCGGTGCGCCGGGACTGA
- a CDS encoding type IV pilin translates to MNLKQLFTDDSAVSPVIGVILMVAITVILAAVIGSFVLNLGGSLQQNAPQASFGFDYNTSSNNTTITHQTGDSIEPERLTTTGLNSGSTNWTDVGVSSTVSAGTSAEFSNGANWSGETVRVVWESETGQESATLSSSTAPTE, encoded by the coding sequence ATGAACCTCAAACAACTGTTCACGGACGATTCGGCAGTATCGCCGGTCATCGGGGTCATCCTGATGGTCGCGATTACGGTGATCCTAGCGGCCGTTATCGGCTCGTTCGTGCTCAACCTCGGCGGGTCGCTCCAGCAGAACGCACCGCAGGCTAGCTTCGGGTTTGATTACAATACGTCCTCGAACAATACGACGATCACTCACCAAACGGGAGACTCAATTGAACCCGAACGGCTCACCACGACGGGGCTCAACAGCGGGTCGACTAATTGGACTGATGTGGGCGTAAGTAGTACTGTTTCGGCAGGAACAAGCGCTGAATTCAGTAATGGGGCGAACTGGAGCGGCGAGACCGTCCGCGTCGTTTGGGAATCCGAGACCGGTCAAGAGTCCGCGACGTTGAGTTCGTCGACGGCACCCACGGAGTAG
- a CDS encoding aryl-sulfate sulfotransferase, whose amino-acid sequence MTTRAVRLLFAAVVVLSGVAVGVDAMVLSDPVPSAESETIQRRSLDGVTMVSSQSEGLFFLAEGGDVIAQLTHEDTYFDADRLPEAGDRTVLYTAANYRPARRCGFPTECIENRVVRYNLSTGERRVLFSMTTKRYDDEQWHDADYVGPERIVVADLARDRVFIANTSTGLITWEWQAHQAYDASSGGRTAQDWTHINDVEVLPDGRLMVSVRNHDQVIFIDPETGIEKPWTLGQDHSPESANKTLYEQHNPDYIPRRRGGPSVLVADSEHNRVVEFQRRGTNWTRTWEYNPGLNWPRDADRLPNGNTLITDSRDNEVIEVNRAGNVVWRRSVPLPYEAERFGSGPESTGGPSATSAGLEPASGSSGQAAPLVATKRYFPDRVVNAVSFALARYPISLVSLVAVAVAFGATVLWAILEWRRSDYHLCLPVTKR is encoded by the coding sequence GTGACCACACGAGCCGTCCGGCTCCTGTTCGCAGCCGTCGTCGTACTCTCGGGTGTCGCTGTCGGCGTGGACGCGATGGTGCTATCGGATCCGGTCCCCTCCGCGGAGAGCGAGACGATCCAGCGCCGCTCGCTCGACGGGGTCACGATGGTTAGCTCCCAGTCCGAGGGGCTCTTCTTCCTCGCGGAGGGTGGCGACGTGATCGCCCAGTTAACCCACGAAGACACGTACTTCGACGCCGACCGGCTTCCCGAAGCTGGCGACCGGACCGTGCTCTACACCGCGGCGAACTACCGACCGGCCCGCAGGTGTGGATTTCCGACGGAGTGTATCGAGAACCGGGTCGTGCGCTACAACCTCAGCACCGGCGAGCGCCGCGTCCTGTTCAGTATGACGACGAAGCGGTACGACGACGAGCAGTGGCACGACGCGGACTACGTCGGCCCAGAACGGATCGTTGTCGCGGACCTCGCTCGCGACCGGGTCTTCATCGCGAACACCTCGACCGGGCTCATCACCTGGGAGTGGCAGGCACACCAGGCGTACGACGCTTCGAGCGGCGGCCGGACCGCCCAGGACTGGACGCATATCAACGATGTCGAGGTCCTCCCGGACGGCCGGCTGATGGTCTCCGTCCGGAACCACGACCAGGTGATCTTCATCGACCCCGAAACCGGCATCGAGAAGCCCTGGACGCTCGGGCAGGACCACAGTCCGGAATCCGCGAACAAGACGCTGTACGAACAGCACAATCCGGACTACATCCCACGGCGCCGCGGCGGTCCATCGGTTCTCGTCGCCGACAGCGAGCACAACCGCGTCGTGGAGTTCCAGCGGCGCGGGACGAACTGGACCCGGACGTGGGAGTACAACCCCGGGCTGAACTGGCCCCGTGACGCCGACCGGTTGCCGAACGGCAACACCCTGATCACCGACTCCCGCGACAACGAGGTGATCGAGGTTAACCGCGCGGGCAATGTGGTCTGGCGACGGAGTGTGCCGCTACCGTACGAGGCCGAGCGGTTCGGCTCGGGACCCGAGAGCACCGGCGGTCCTTCGGCGACGAGCGCAGGGCTCGAACCCGCGTCCGGCAGCAGCGGGCAGGCAGCGCCGCTCGTCGCCACGAAACGGTATTTCCCCGACCGGGTGGTCAACGCCGTCTCGTTCGCCCTCGCCCGGTATCCGATATCGCTCGTGAGCCTCGTCGCCGTCGCTGTCGCGTTCGGCGCCACCGTCCTCTGGGCCATCCTGGAGTGGCGCCGGTCGGACTATCACCTGTGTCTTCCGGTAACGAAGCGGTGA